One genomic segment of Aquipluma nitroreducens includes these proteins:
- a CDS encoding RNA polymerase sigma factor yields MELNPELSDKAQYDFSLVEAALSGEEKAFAKLMSRYKDAIYFMLLKMVNNKNDAEDLTLEAFGKAFKNLHQYSPNYAFSTWLFKIATNNCIDFLRKRRGVYISIENNLENGDNDAPIKLRSTEPNPEEKLMRIQKAILMRRIVHRLKPRYRILVELRYFREFSYEEIAKELNLPLGTVKAQLFRAREMLFKMIESTEIDEHEA; encoded by the coding sequence ATGGAATTAAATCCTGAATTATCAGACAAAGCTCAGTACGATTTCTCACTGGTTGAGGCAGCGCTATCCGGCGAAGAGAAAGCGTTTGCCAAGCTGATGAGCCGCTATAAGGATGCGATTTATTTTATGCTTCTGAAAATGGTGAATAATAAAAACGATGCTGAAGACCTCACACTTGAAGCTTTTGGTAAGGCGTTTAAAAATCTCCATCAGTATTCACCCAATTATGCATTCAGCACCTGGTTATTTAAAATAGCTACAAATAATTGCATCGATTTTTTGAGAAAGCGCCGCGGCGTTTACATTTCAATTGAGAATAATCTGGAAAACGGCGATAACGACGCACCCATTAAACTCAGGTCGACAGAACCTAATCCCGAGGAAAAACTGATGCGGATCCAAAAAGCCATCTTGATGCGCCGTATTGTTCACAGGCTAAAACCGCGATACCGCATTCTGGTTGAACTTCGCTATTTTAGGGAATTCTCGTACGAAGAAATTGCAAAAGAACTAAATTTGCCCCTCGGTACTGTAAAAGCCCAGCTTTTCAGGGCTCGCGAAATGCTCTTCAAAATGATCGAATCGACTGAAATTGACGAGCACGAAGCATAA
- a CDS encoding biotin/lipoyl-containing protein codes for MADQENKQYIIVHSAKYETTYNKKYLNRKVWEEPNFNMIKSYIPGTIIDILVKEGQVLNGGDSIIVLEAMKMYNDVQMPFKGKIVKINIEKGQKIPKGFIMIEIEPVA; via the coding sequence ATGGCAGACCAGGAAAATAAGCAGTACATTATTGTACACAGTGCAAAATACGAAACCACTTATAACAAAAAGTACTTGAACCGGAAAGTTTGGGAAGAACCAAATTTTAATATGATTAAATCATATATTCCGGGAACGATCATCGATATTTTGGTGAAAGAAGGACAGGTTTTGAACGGTGGCGACAGTATTATTGTTTTAGAAGCGATGAAAATGTACAACGATGTGCAGATGCCGTTCAAAGGTAAAATCGTAAAGATCAATATTGAAAAAGGTCAAAAAATACCGAAAGGTTTCATAATGATCGAAATTGAACCCGTAGCTTAA
- a CDS encoding bifunctional alpha,alpha-trehalose-phosphate synthase (UDP-forming)/trehalose-phosphatase, producing MALYIISNRLPLKVSKPENDFVYERSEGGLATGLGSLKDFEEKNWIGWPGIFVDEDQDKDQIRAGLLSENFFPVFLSEAQISDYYEGYSNTVIWPLCHYFYTYIQYESRFWESYQEVNRLFCEEAVKLIKPDDRVWIQDYQLMLLPAMLREKIEGISIGYFHHIPFPSYELFRVLPERAEILKGLLGADLIGFHTHDYMRHFISAAYRVLGLDCNLDEINVGERMVHVDAFPMGINYELHYNAILDENVQQMANKFRENFGSHKLALSVDRLDYSKGILHRLKGFALFLENHPEYRGEISLVMVIVPSRDQVDMYADLKTKIDEMIGSLNGLYSTLNWSPVYYFYRGFPFGELMALYHIANFAFVTPLRDGMNLVAKEYVAVKRDNPGVLVLSEMAGAAAELKEALIINPNDIDEIEGAFLDALTMPEDEKVRRMGKMQKTVSKQTVNKWARDFVKELVAIEKKNQSLQGKKIGTELTETIYQLYKTAKKRLIILDYDGTLVPIVKNPDMAIPGYVLIETLKELAADKQNTIVISSGRNTDFLDKWFGNYGFDMAAEHGAYYKEYGVWQASVRNLFPEDEEVLDIMQQIVDKTPGSMIEKKKTALVWHYRNCDKWLAELREKQLINALMMPCSRLNLQIMRGNKVVEVKTIGVNKGTEATRLLGRDNYDFVMAMGDDITDDDMFHALPAEAITIKVGSISDHARFSLAQSDTISFLKNLILKA from the coding sequence ATGGCACTGTATATTATTTCAAATCGGTTACCTCTAAAAGTGAGCAAACCGGAAAATGATTTCGTTTACGAACGTAGCGAGGGTGGACTTGCAACCGGTTTAGGTTCGTTGAAAGATTTCGAAGAAAAGAACTGGATTGGATGGCCTGGAATATTTGTCGATGAAGATCAGGATAAAGATCAAATCAGAGCTGGATTATTGTCCGAAAATTTCTTCCCTGTATTTCTTTCGGAAGCACAGATTAGCGATTACTATGAAGGCTATAGCAACACGGTGATCTGGCCTTTGTGCCACTATTTTTATACCTACATTCAGTACGAATCCAGATTTTGGGAATCCTATCAGGAAGTTAACCGGTTGTTTTGCGAAGAAGCGGTTAAGCTTATAAAACCAGACGATAGGGTCTGGATTCAGGATTACCAGTTAATGCTTTTGCCGGCTATGCTTCGCGAAAAAATTGAAGGAATCAGTATCGGTTATTTCCATCATATCCCTTTCCCATCATACGAGTTGTTTCGTGTTCTTCCGGAACGTGCCGAAATCCTAAAAGGACTTTTGGGCGCCGATTTGATTGGATTTCATACCCACGATTACATGAGGCATTTTATCAGTGCCGCCTATCGCGTTCTTGGGCTTGACTGCAATTTAGACGAAATTAATGTTGGTGAGCGAATGGTGCATGTTGATGCCTTCCCTATGGGCATTAACTATGAATTGCACTACAATGCTATTTTAGATGAGAATGTCCAGCAAATGGCGAATAAGTTCAGGGAAAATTTTGGCAGCCATAAATTAGCGCTTTCAGTCGACCGACTCGATTACAGTAAAGGAATTCTGCACAGATTGAAAGGGTTTGCACTGTTTCTTGAAAACCATCCGGAATACAGGGGCGAGATTTCGCTCGTGATGGTTATTGTGCCCTCGCGCGATCAGGTGGATATGTATGCAGACTTGAAAACTAAGATCGATGAAATGATTGGTTCTTTAAATGGTTTATATTCAACTCTTAATTGGAGTCCGGTTTATTACTTCTACCGTGGATTCCCTTTTGGGGAGCTGATGGCTTTGTATCACATCGCTAATTTTGCATTTGTAACTCCTTTGCGCGATGGGATGAATTTAGTTGCCAAGGAATATGTCGCTGTAAAGCGAGACAATCCGGGCGTATTGGTTTTGAGTGAAATGGCTGGAGCCGCAGCTGAATTAAAAGAAGCTTTGATCATTAACCCGAATGACATTGATGAAATTGAAGGTGCTTTTTTGGATGCTTTAACCATGCCTGAAGATGAAAAGGTAAGGCGAATGGGCAAAATGCAGAAGACCGTATCGAAACAAACAGTAAATAAATGGGCCCGCGATTTTGTAAAGGAATTGGTTGCCATTGAGAAGAAAAACCAATCACTTCAGGGGAAAAAAATTGGAACTGAATTGACAGAAACAATTTACCAACTCTATAAAACCGCGAAGAAGAGGCTGATTATTTTGGATTACGACGGAACTTTGGTTCCAATTGTAAAAAATCCGGATATGGCGATTCCGGGATACGTATTAATTGAAACCTTAAAAGAGCTTGCGGCGGATAAGCAGAATACGATTGTTATTAGCAGTGGCCGAAATACAGATTTTTTAGATAAATGGTTTGGCAACTATGGCTTTGATATGGCCGCTGAACATGGCGCGTACTATAAAGAATATGGCGTTTGGCAAGCAAGTGTTCGGAACTTATTTCCCGAGGACGAAGAGGTTTTAGACATTATGCAACAAATTGTGGATAAAACGCCTGGCTCGATGATTGAGAAAAAGAAAACAGCCTTGGTTTGGCATTACCGCAATTGCGACAAGTGGTTGGCCGAACTTCGAGAAAAACAATTGATTAATGCCCTGATGATGCCCTGCTCGCGCCTGAATCTTCAGATTATGAGGGGAAACAAGGTAGTAGAAGTGAAAACCATAGGGGTGAACAAAGGTACCGAAGCTACACGACTGTTGGGTCGTGACAATTATGATTTTGTGATGGCTATGGGCGATGATATTACCGATGATGACATGTTTCATGCTTTACCTGCTGAAGCCATCACGATTAAGGTTGGTTCAATTTCCGATCATGCACGGTTTAGCTTGGCGCAAAGCGACACTATATCTTTTCTTAAAAACTTGATCTTAAAAGCATAG
- the tgt gene encoding tRNA guanosine(34) transglycosylase Tgt, which produces MQFELKHTTGGSKARAGFITTDHGTIETPIFMPVGTAGSVKGIHKRDLKEDIGAQIILGNTYHLYLRPGLSIIEQAGGLHKFNGWDGPILTDSGGYQVFSLGDIRKLSEEGAKFQSHIDGSAHLFTPENVMDTQRTIGADIMMAFDECTPGDAEYEYARKSMEMTQRWLDRCWNQFEKTAPKYGYSQSLFPIVQGAVYPALREIAARNVLQYNADGYAIGGLSVGEPEKDMYAMIEVVNEILPENKPRYLMGVGTPVNILEGIDRGIDMFDCVMPTRNGRNGMLFTSKGVMNMRNKKWADDFSPIDPDGTSFVDHHYSRAFLRHLIIAGEMLGAQIASQHNLAFYLWLVKEARMHILNDTFKSWKEEMVQQLSVRL; this is translated from the coding sequence ATGCAATTTGAATTAAAACATACGACTGGCGGAAGCAAAGCAAGGGCAGGTTTTATTACTACCGATCACGGTACAATTGAAACTCCGATATTTATGCCGGTAGGTACAGCCGGTTCAGTAAAGGGAATTCACAAAAGAGACTTGAAGGAGGATATTGGTGCGCAAATTATTCTTGGAAACACGTATCATCTGTATTTAAGGCCAGGTTTATCCATCATTGAGCAAGCTGGTGGACTTCACAAATTTAATGGTTGGGATGGTCCAATATTGACTGATAGTGGTGGTTACCAGGTTTTTTCGTTGGGCGACATCCGGAAGCTGAGCGAAGAAGGAGCTAAGTTTCAATCGCACATTGATGGTTCGGCTCATTTATTTACTCCTGAAAATGTGATGGATACCCAGCGTACGATTGGTGCTGACATTATGATGGCTTTTGATGAATGCACGCCCGGAGATGCCGAGTACGAGTATGCCCGGAAGTCGATGGAAATGACCCAGCGCTGGCTCGATCGCTGCTGGAACCAGTTTGAGAAAACGGCACCTAAATACGGGTATTCACAATCGCTGTTTCCAATTGTTCAGGGAGCTGTTTATCCTGCACTGCGCGAAATTGCTGCTCGAAACGTACTACAGTATAATGCTGATGGCTATGCCATTGGTGGCCTTTCGGTAGGCGAGCCGGAGAAAGATATGTATGCCATGATTGAAGTCGTTAACGAAATACTTCCGGAGAATAAGCCACGTTATTTAATGGGAGTGGGCACTCCGGTTAACATTCTGGAAGGAATTGACCGCGGTATTGATATGTTTGATTGCGTGATGCCTACCCGCAACGGACGCAATGGAATGCTTTTTACCAGTAAAGGCGTGATGAACATGCGGAACAAGAAATGGGCTGATGATTTTTCACCGATTGATCCGGATGGAACTTCGTTTGTCGATCACCATTACAGCAGGGCTTTTCTTCGGCATCTGATTATTGCCGGTGAAATGCTTGGTGCACAGATTGCAAGCCAGCACAATCTGGCCTTTTATCTTTGGTTGGTTAAAGAAGCGAGAATGCATATTCTGAATGACACATTTAAGAGCTGGAAAGAAGAAATGGTTCAACAACTGTCTGTAAGGCTTTGA
- a CDS encoding M16 family metallopeptidase, whose protein sequence is MIKFRLILIIVLLQVSGMVFSQNPLNQPAPTDPAFRIGKLANGITYYIRHNEEPKERASFYIIQNVGALLENDDQNGLAHFLEHMAFNGTEHFPGKGIINTLEKHGVQFGRNINAYTSFDETVYNLSDIPIKHEGLVDTCLLVLNDWADYLLLTDEEIDAERGVINEEWRTGQNADRRMFNQYVKVLLQGSKYTQRDVIGSMDVVKNFKYKTLRDFYHDWYRSDLQAIAIVGDIDVDVVEQKVKALFSGIETVQNPPKREFYEVPDNKEPLYVLTTDKEASSYEVNLYIKHKATPPAEKNMNYLREKTIQALFGMMTRDRISELLQKGVPPFVMGSISYSGFVDGYEVLNIEATAKPNEDEIAFKTIFTEAQRINKHGFTSVELDRAKTNYLTSLESRYKQRDKISNDVYARDCKSNYIGNEPLTSIDFDWEFAQAILPTISVEEVSAHAKQWMTPENRVVVVMGPDKPEAKHLSKEQAFAIINEVENSPIEPYTDQVVSSNLISKELKGSKVKSTRQLPEFNAVEWTLGNEAKVVFRQADYEKDQVSLVAVSKGGSSKVNNDKVASAMMLNQFMGAFGVGEYDATALKKALTGKKVSLNVSLSDLNETFSGSATPKDFETMMQLLYLQFENPRFDKEAYEALLGRYKAYLANMANNPQKIMSDSLSLIMTCKNPRTKLMTPQMLDEISLDQIEGIYKDRFVDAGDFTYFIVGNIDEATAKTMAEKYIGSLTNLPRKETWIDRNVEGPKGKTVREIEIPQETKKATVIVNFDTKMDFTPEQNLLLSVFRDILNFRYTEEIREKEGGTYGVRVSTNSEKFPKAEKSLNLMFDTDPEKAQKLKSIVYQEIEKIAQNGPTAVDLDKAVKNLLKNREQSKLHNNYWLQALNTYYTYSYNPAAAENYENILQKMTIADVQQFVKSLTSKADVVDLIFKAKPE, encoded by the coding sequence ATGATCAAATTCAGATTAATCCTGATCATTGTCCTGTTACAGGTATCAGGAATGGTTTTCAGCCAGAATCCACTAAATCAGCCTGCGCCAACTGATCCTGCTTTCCGAATTGGCAAGCTTGCCAACGGAATCACTTACTACATTCGGCACAACGAAGAACCCAAAGAACGGGCAAGTTTTTACATCATTCAAAATGTAGGCGCTTTGCTCGAAAACGACGACCAGAATGGTTTAGCTCACTTTCTGGAACATATGGCTTTTAATGGCACCGAGCATTTCCCCGGAAAAGGAATCATTAACACGCTGGAGAAACATGGCGTACAATTTGGGCGAAACATAAACGCCTATACCAGTTTTGATGAAACAGTTTATAACCTGAGCGACATCCCAATTAAGCACGAAGGTTTGGTCGATACTTGTTTACTTGTACTTAACGATTGGGCCGACTATCTATTACTAACCGATGAGGAAATTGATGCCGAGCGTGGCGTAATTAATGAAGAATGGCGTACCGGGCAAAATGCCGATCGGCGCATGTTTAACCAATATGTAAAAGTACTTCTTCAAGGTTCTAAATACACCCAACGCGATGTGATTGGAAGTATGGATGTGGTTAAAAACTTTAAATACAAAACACTCCGCGACTTTTACCACGATTGGTACCGAAGCGATTTACAGGCAATAGCTATTGTTGGCGACATTGATGTGGATGTCGTTGAACAGAAAGTGAAAGCTTTATTTTCGGGCATTGAAACGGTTCAGAACCCTCCCAAACGCGAATTCTACGAAGTTCCTGACAATAAAGAACCGCTGTATGTACTAACAACCGACAAAGAAGCCTCGAGTTACGAGGTAAACTTATACATCAAACATAAAGCGACTCCTCCGGCAGAAAAAAACATGAACTATCTGCGCGAGAAAACCATTCAGGCATTGTTTGGCATGATGACCCGCGACCGCATTAGCGAACTGTTGCAAAAAGGAGTACCTCCGTTTGTAATGGGCAGCATTAGTTACAGTGGATTTGTTGATGGATACGAAGTCTTAAACATTGAAGCAACCGCCAAACCCAACGAAGATGAAATTGCTTTTAAAACAATTTTTACTGAAGCACAGCGGATTAATAAACATGGATTTACTTCAGTAGAACTCGATAGGGCTAAAACAAATTACCTGACTTCGCTGGAAAGCCGTTACAAACAACGCGACAAAATCAGCAATGATGTTTATGCCCGCGATTGCAAAAGCAATTACATCGGAAACGAACCTCTGACTTCAATCGATTTCGATTGGGAATTCGCTCAGGCCATATTGCCTACCATTTCGGTTGAAGAAGTTTCGGCTCATGCCAAACAATGGATGACTCCTGAAAACCGCGTGGTTGTGGTAATGGGGCCTGATAAACCTGAAGCCAAACACCTTTCAAAAGAACAGGCTTTTGCCATAATCAATGAAGTTGAAAACAGTCCGATTGAACCCTATACCGATCAGGTTGTATCGTCTAACCTAATCAGCAAGGAATTGAAAGGTTCGAAAGTAAAAAGCACCAGGCAGCTTCCGGAATTTAATGCCGTAGAATGGACTTTAGGGAATGAAGCCAAGGTCGTTTTCCGTCAGGCCGACTACGAAAAAGATCAGGTTTCGCTGGTAGCCGTGAGCAAAGGAGGAAGCTCGAAAGTGAACAACGATAAAGTTGCCTCGGCTATGATGCTGAACCAATTCATGGGAGCATTCGGCGTGGGCGAATACGATGCCACAGCCTTGAAAAAAGCGTTGACAGGTAAAAAAGTTAGCTTGAATGTGAGTTTGTCGGACCTGAATGAAACATTTTCCGGATCGGCAACTCCGAAAGATTTTGAAACCATGATGCAACTGCTTTATCTGCAATTCGAGAATCCACGGTTCGACAAAGAAGCATACGAAGCCTTGCTTGGTCGTTACAAAGCCTATTTAGCAAATATGGCCAACAATCCACAAAAGATAATGAGCGATTCGCTGTCGTTGATCATGACTTGTAAAAATCCTCGCACAAAACTGATGACTCCACAAATGCTCGACGAGATTTCACTGGATCAGATTGAAGGCATTTATAAAGACCGGTTTGTCGACGCAGGTGATTTTACATACTTCATAGTTGGTAACATCGACGAAGCAACCGCTAAAACGATGGCCGAAAAATACATTGGCTCGCTGACTAATTTGCCTCGAAAAGAAACATGGATCGATCGTAACGTTGAAGGCCCGAAAGGAAAAACGGTTCGCGAAATTGAAATACCTCAGGAAACCAAGAAAGCAACGGTGATTGTGAATTTCGATACCAAAATGGATTTTACTCCTGAACAGAACTTGCTGCTGAGTGTTTTCCGCGACATCCTGAACTTCCGTTATACTGAAGAAATACGCGAAAAAGAAGGTGGAACTTATGGAGTAAGGGTTTCAACCAATTCCGAAAAATTTCCAAAGGCCGAAAAAAGCCTTAACCTGATGTTTGATACCGATCCGGAAAAAGCTCAAAAGCTGAAATCAATCGTTTATCAGGAAATTGAAAAAATTGCTCAAAACGGTCCAACTGCGGTAGATTTAGATAAAGCAGTTAAAAATCTCCTGAAAAACAGGGAACAATCGAAACTGCACAACAACTACTGGTTGCAGGCATTGAATACGTATTACACCTACTCATACAACCCGGCTGCAGCTGAAAACTATGAGAATATCCTTCAGAAAATGACCATTGCCGATGTTCAGCAATTTGTAAAATCGCTCACTTCAAAAGCCGACGTGGTTGATTTAATCTTCAAGGCAAAGCCTGAATAA
- a CDS encoding acyl-CoA carboxylase subunit beta → MSLKRSILDLRKRKDEVRLGGGDKAIEKQVAQGKMTARQRILAIVDEGSFHEYDMFVEHVGTDFNMSNKVLAGDGVVIGTGMIYGSPICIYAQDFTVEGGSLGLMHARKITKIMDHALKMRVPLIGINDSGGARIQEGVNSLAGYGEIFFRNTLSSGVIPQISVILGPCAGGAVYSPALTDFVFVVENISKMFITGPAVIKSVLGEDISMEALGGARVHAETTGNAHFFALSEKECFEQIKTLITYIPWNNTVRAKAFPPKEPKTKLKIENIVPADARMPYDIRDIIKSITDGSEFFEIMELFAANIVIGFGRMNGETVGFVANQPLVLAGVLDCDSSDKAARFIRYCNAFNIPIITLEDMPGYLPGVDQEHAGVIRHGAKILYSYSEATVPKITVIIRKAYGGGYIAMNSRHLRADFVFAWPTAEIAVMGPEGAANIVFRKEIAEAADPEAMRQQKIQEYKDKFANPYVAASKGYIDEVIEPQETRKILLHALQISMHKDVPAPAKKHGLPPF, encoded by the coding sequence ATGTCACTGAAAAGAAGCATTTTAGACCTTCGTAAACGGAAGGATGAGGTTCGTCTGGGTGGAGGAGATAAGGCTATTGAGAAGCAAGTCGCTCAAGGCAAAATGACCGCACGTCAACGTATCCTCGCTATTGTTGATGAGGGCTCATTTCATGAATACGATATGTTCGTTGAGCATGTTGGAACTGACTTCAACATGAGCAATAAAGTTTTGGCAGGAGACGGAGTTGTGATTGGAACGGGAATGATATATGGTTCTCCAATTTGTATCTATGCTCAGGATTTTACCGTTGAAGGTGGATCTTTGGGATTGATGCACGCCCGTAAGATCACCAAAATTATGGATCATGCGCTTAAAATGCGTGTTCCGCTGATTGGTATTAACGACTCAGGCGGTGCCCGTATTCAGGAAGGCGTGAATTCGCTGGCTGGTTATGGCGAAATTTTCTTCCGTAATACGCTTTCTTCAGGTGTAATTCCACAGATTTCTGTTATTCTTGGTCCATGCGCTGGTGGCGCAGTTTATTCTCCTGCTTTGACCGACTTTGTTTTTGTGGTTGAAAATATTTCAAAAATGTTCATCACCGGTCCTGCGGTTATAAAAAGTGTGTTAGGCGAAGATATTTCGATGGAAGCGCTTGGTGGGGCAAGGGTTCATGCCGAAACTACCGGTAATGCCCATTTCTTTGCTTTGAGCGAAAAAGAATGTTTCGAGCAGATCAAAACCTTGATCACCTACATTCCATGGAACAATACCGTTCGGGCAAAAGCTTTCCCACCAAAGGAACCAAAAACTAAATTGAAAATCGAAAATATTGTTCCGGCTGATGCACGTATGCCTTACGATATTCGCGACATTATTAAATCGATTACCGATGGTTCGGAGTTCTTCGAAATCATGGAACTTTTTGCTGCAAATATTGTAATTGGTTTCGGTCGTATGAATGGCGAAACTGTCGGTTTTGTTGCTAATCAACCTTTGGTTTTGGCCGGGGTGCTCGATTGCGACAGCTCTGATAAAGCAGCCCGTTTTATCCGCTATTGCAACGCGTTCAATATTCCAATTATTACATTGGAAGATATGCCTGGATACCTTCCCGGAGTTGATCAGGAACATGCCGGGGTTATTCGTCATGGTGCAAAAATTTTGTATTCGTATTCAGAAGCTACAGTGCCAAAAATCACTGTCATTATCCGGAAAGCATACGGTGGTGGTTACATCGCTATGAACTCGCGCCACTTACGCGCCGACTTTGTATTCGCCTGGCCAACTGCCGAAATCGCTGTTATGGGACCTGAAGGCGCAGCTAACATTGTATTCCGCAAGGAAATTGCAGAAGCAGCCGATCCGGAAGCTATGCGTCAGCAAAAGATTCAGGAATACAAAGACAAGTTTGCCAATCCTTATGTAGCTGCATCGAAGGGTTACATCGACGAAGTGATTGAACCTCAGGAAACACGTAAAATCCTGTTGCATGCACTTCAGATTTCTATGCATAAAGATGTGCCGGCTCCAGCTAAAAAACATGGACTTCCACCATTTTAA
- a CDS encoding LptF/LptG family permease, with product MLHKIDWYIIKKFLGTFFYAIALIICISIVFDISEKIDDFMSKDVSVKSIVFDYYINFVPYFANLFSGLFTFIAVIYFTSKLAYNTEIIAILSSGVSFKRLMRPYLVGATVIALFSYLLGNYVIPPANKKRIDFTNMINPKKAPNEKNIHRQIEPGVFVYMSAYNASNDVGYKFTIEKFAERKLISKLSADYIKWDREKKKWVIHDYNIRTIDGYTEKITQGSEKDTTLNMLPEDYQVVSNVVETMTLPMLNKSIETLKLRGVNTIDYEIEKHKRRSGPFSAFILTIIGVSLASRKIKGGIGFHLGLGLLLSFSYILFMQVTTVFATSDLLAPWLAMWIPNLVYGGLAFYLYRRAAK from the coding sequence ATGCTGCATAAAATTGATTGGTATATCATTAAGAAATTTCTTGGGACATTTTTTTATGCCATTGCTCTGATTATTTGTATCTCAATTGTTTTTGATATATCTGAAAAGATTGATGATTTTATGTCGAAGGATGTTTCGGTGAAGTCTATCGTTTTTGATTATTACATCAATTTCGTGCCCTATTTTGCTAACCTTTTTAGCGGACTGTTTACCTTTATTGCTGTTATTTATTTCACTTCGAAACTGGCCTACAATACCGAGATTATTGCTATTTTAAGTAGTGGCGTTTCGTTTAAGAGGCTTATGCGACCCTACCTGGTTGGCGCTACAGTTATTGCCTTGTTTTCGTATCTTCTGGGGAATTATGTGATCCCTCCGGCGAATAAAAAGCGAATTGATTTTACTAATATGATTAATCCGAAAAAGGCTCCGAATGAGAAAAATATTCATAGGCAGATCGAGCCGGGCGTATTTGTTTACATGTCGGCCTACAATGCTTCTAACGATGTAGGTTATAAATTTACCATTGAGAAATTTGCTGAACGGAAACTGATTTCCAAATTGTCAGCTGATTACATCAAATGGGATCGTGAAAAAAAGAAATGGGTTATTCATGATTATAACATAAGGACTATTGATGGTTATACTGAGAAAATAACCCAGGGAAGCGAAAAGGATACCACGTTGAATATGCTTCCAGAAGATTATCAGGTGGTTTCTAATGTTGTGGAAACAATGACTTTGCCCATGTTAAACAAATCAATTGAAACGCTGAAACTTCGCGGTGTAAATACAATCGACTATGAAATTGAAAAGCACAAACGACGGTCAGGACCGTTTTCAGCATTTATTCTGACGATCATTGGTGTTTCCCTGGCTTCCCGGAAGATAAAAGGTGGTATTGGGTTTCACCTGGGATTGGGATTGCTTTTAAGTTTCTCGTACATTCTTTTTATGCAGGTAACTACAGTCTTTGCGACCAGCGATTTGCTGGCTCCCTGGCTGGCCATGTGGATTCCAAATCTGGTTTACGGGGGACTTGCATTCTACCTGTACCGCAGGGCCGCGAAGTGA
- a CDS encoding glycosyltransferase — translation MQMYFLLRYYLKLARHRDNDANPGANRISIIMSVRNEEQNIREIIGKFNEQHFEDYQILVINVHSEDNTDGILSVLAETNPKLKVTTLSQETQFSEKQIINIGLKGSSSPWIVLLTSSSGEINPDWLANLNGLLTPEIDLVVAYTNIERMKGFRNLICRLERFSQFVISGAWTLAGKPFVFNENNVLFKRTMYFDTLGFRHKMNRNFANLELIFNENLKKGRVKITTNPDLAIREHIEDDRGDHVRLLKKGVQIRQSLSWSKKISLFLDDATKILLAGLITTVIILHPEYWITFSALPLIYLILLAIIVKMLLKRLNERKIFLSSFVYILIKPLLNWWFFWSMYLIHRRNRWN, via the coding sequence ATGCAGATGTACTTTTTGCTGAGATACTACTTAAAACTGGCCCGGCATCGGGATAATGACGCCAACCCAGGCGCTAACCGCATCTCGATAATTATGTCTGTCAGAAACGAGGAACAAAATATTCGGGAGATTATCGGTAAATTTAACGAACAACATTTTGAGGATTATCAAATCCTTGTAATTAATGTTCACTCTGAAGATAATACCGACGGAATTTTGAGTGTGCTTGCAGAAACGAATCCCAAGTTGAAGGTTACAACTCTAAGTCAGGAAACTCAATTTTCTGAAAAACAAATCATCAACATCGGACTCAAAGGATCATCTTCGCCCTGGATCGTTTTGCTTACCTCTTCTTCAGGAGAAATCAATCCGGATTGGCTGGCCAACCTGAATGGTTTACTTACACCTGAAATTGATCTGGTTGTTGCTTACACAAATATTGAACGAATGAAAGGATTCCGCAACCTGATTTGCCGGTTGGAGCGTTTCAGCCAGTTCGTGATCAGCGGTGCATGGACTCTTGCCGGAAAGCCTTTTGTTTTCAACGAGAACAATGTACTTTTCAAAAGGACAATGTACTTCGACACGCTTGGATTCAGGCATAAAATGAACCGGAATTTTGCCAACCTCGAACTGATCTTCAATGAAAATCTAAAAAAAGGACGGGTCAAAATAACCACCAATCCTGATTTAGCAATCCGCGAACACATCGAAGACGACCGTGGCGATCATGTTCGATTATTAAAAAAAGGTGTCCAGATCAGACAATCCCTGTCTTGGTCAAAAAAAATCAGCCTATTTCTGGACGATGCAACCAAAATACTGCTTGCAGGACTTATAACAACAGTAATTATACTTCACCCTGAATACTGGATCACATTTTCTGCTTTACCTCTTATATATCTCATTCTTCTTGCTATTATTGTTAAAATGCTATTAAAACGGCTGAATGAACGAAAAATATTCTTATCTTCGTTTGTGTACATTTTAATAAAACCGCTCCTGAACTGGTGGTTTTTTTGGTCGATGTACTTAATTCACCGAAGAAATAGATGGAATTAA